One segment of Chitinivibrionales bacterium DNA contains the following:
- a CDS encoding farnesyl diphosphate synthase → MSDLKAYMKAVCDTTEAALEKLLPKNTAYPQSIHSLMRYSIFAGGKRVRPCLIMAAHGACGGKFGDENAVLASAAVEMLHTFSLIHDDLPCMDDDDFRRGKPTAHKAFNEALAVLGGDALCIFAYECLGRIGRADIVVELSQALGTSGMIGGQVVDIESEGTKASRETLEYIHRNKTAALIRACVRIGAMLADAPAASMKKLSAYGDKVGLAFQVIDDILDEEGTTEQIGKDAGSDREKGKVTFPSVVGMAESKKYAKELIDKAKSELASFGDKAEMLQELAEFIRVRIS, encoded by the coding sequence ATGAGTGACCTGAAGGCCTACATGAAGGCGGTGTGCGACACCACCGAGGCCGCGCTCGAAAAGCTTCTTCCCAAGAACACCGCCTACCCGCAATCCATCCATTCCCTTATGCGCTACAGCATTTTCGCGGGCGGAAAGCGCGTGCGTCCGTGCCTGATCATGGCCGCGCATGGGGCGTGCGGCGGGAAATTCGGCGATGAGAACGCGGTGCTCGCCAGCGCCGCGGTGGAGATGCTCCACACGTTCTCGCTCATCCACGACGACCTTCCCTGCATGGACGACGACGATTTCCGGCGCGGCAAGCCGACGGCGCACAAGGCCTTCAACGAGGCGCTCGCGGTGCTCGGCGGCGACGCGCTGTGCATCTTCGCGTACGAATGCCTCGGACGCATCGGCAGGGCCGACATCGTGGTGGAGCTGTCGCAGGCGCTCGGCACATCAGGCATGATCGGCGGCCAGGTGGTGGACATAGAATCCGAAGGCACCAAGGCCTCGCGCGAGACCCTCGAATACATCCACCGAAACAAGACCGCCGCGCTCATCCGCGCCTGCGTTCGCATCGGCGCCATGCTCGCGGATGCACCTGCAGCGTCAATGAAGAAACTCTCGGCTTACGGCGACAAGGTGGGGCTTGCGTTCCAGGTGATCGACGACATTCTTGACGAAGAGGGAACCACTGAGCAGATCGGCAAGGACGCCGGCAGCGACCGGGAAAAGGGCAAGGTGACGTTCCCGAGCGTCGTGGGGATGGCGGAATCGAAAAAATACGCGAAGGAATTGATTGACAAAGCGAAAAGTGAACTTGCCTCGTTTGGTGATAAAGCGGAAATGCTGCAGGAATTGGCGGAGTTTATAAGAGTTAGAATTTCGTAA